A stretch of DNA from Trichocoleus sp.:
GATCAGCAGCAGGTGCGCGGCTCGGCGCGAAGCATTCCAGAGTTTAATGTGTTTGAGGCGTTGCAGTTTTGCGGCGATATTTTGGAGAAGTTTGGCGGACATCGGGCGGCGGGTGGCTTTTCGCTTCAGTCAGCAAATTTGGAAGAAATGCGATCGCGCCTCCGACTCTTTGCCCACAATCAGCTTCAGCCAGAACACCTCAAGCCTTTGGTGACGATCGACGTCCAGGCAGATTTTCGAGACATTACGCATGAGCTATTCAACGAACTCGATGCGCTCCATCCTTGTGGCATTGAAAATCCTGATCCGGTTTTTTGGACACCCAATGTCCGAATCATAGAGCAGCAAACGATCGGGCGCGATCGAACTCACTTAAAACTGACTCTGGCACAAGCAAACGACCCAACCGTAGGGATTCGGGCACTCGCCTGGAGATGGGGTGAATATTATCCCCTACCAGAGCGGGTTGATGTGGCATATCGCTTGCGCTTAAACGAATGGAACGGGGTGCGATCGGTGGAGTTGGAGCTGGCAGGGGTGCGTCTGATCCAATCTAGTCCAGCGGCATTCCGACCGATTGTGGCAGAAGTTTCGAGTTCGCCCGCTTTTCCTGATTCAAATGATCTCGAACCAGATTTACCCAAACTAAACTTTGCTAAAGAATTCGCTGAAGAAATTGATCTAGAAAATGAGTTAGATGAAGAGAGGACTGAAGAAGAAATCAGCAAAATTGCAGAGCCAGAAAGTCCTGCCAAAATTCCTGTTGCAACTGTTCAGCCTGAGACGCCGATCGAATTCTATTACAACAGCAGAAAATATTATTGTGGGCTCATTTCAAATACGACCGATCGCGTTTTGAAGATCCGCAACTGTGAAGGTCAGATGCTAACGATTCAGCCAGAGCAGCGTCGAGGTTGGATGAGCGATCGAATTGGTATTGGGGAAACAATCGACCTGTCTCAGTCCTTCTATTTCAACTTAGTTCGAGCTGCTTCAAACGCCTTAGAAATTGCCGAAAAAGACCAGCAGATTGCTTCTCTGCATCAAACGATCGATCTACTGGCGCAAGAAGTCGAAACCTGGAAAACTAGGTTTCATCAAGCTGAAGCTCAACTGGCTCAAAAATCTCAAGTTCTTCAATCCTCGCTGCCTCCAGAGCCGCCGAATCCGTCAAATTCGTCACTGAATCAGATGGCTCTCCTCCAAATTCAGACCCCTTCTGTGCAGGTTCAGGATCGCGCGGCGAAACAAGATATTAAGCAACAGGTGATCGATCGCGTTGGCACAGTCGCTTGGGGTTCAATTCGTCCTCAGTCACAAAAAGAGCTGGTATCCGTTGCCAAACAAACTGCCGCTTTATTAGAACCGATCGCAGATTATTCTCAGTTTGGTTTACTGCTTTGTGGTGTGATCGATCGAGAAATTGTTCAGCTCTTTTTTCAGCAGCTTCAGCAATACTTATCGACTCAAATTGGAGTTGATTCGATCGCCGATATCCCACTTCGCAGCCGCAAGAAATATACCTTGAATCAACTAATTCCGCTTCTAGGGAATGAATGGTCTGCATTTCGAGAAGAGGTTTTGCAATGCACTCATTGTCCTGATGAATATCTCTACGACGATGTGACTTGTGATGGGGTTAGCCGAGACGATCGCCAAACCGTTTTCACCTTCCTGAATCAATGGCAGCATCCGCTCGCAAAATGGCTACTTCAGCCCGACTCGATCTCACAATTAAGCCAAATTGATCAGCTAAAAACGATCGCTGCAAACCCTGATT
This window harbors:
- the recJ gene encoding single-stranded-DNA-specific exonuclease RecJ is translated as MTPSRSPNQRWQIAPADPDRAAKLAQAVQLPLLVAQVLLNRGVDTPEAARTFLEPELQLLPSPLDEFPDLPIALEILLNAISSRQYIAICGDYDADGMTSTALLMRTLRYLGANVDYAIPSRMQEGYGINRRIVEEFYEQGVSVILTVDNGIAAHEPIARARELGITVIVTDHHDIPPTLPQANAILNPKLIRETSPYYGVAGVGVAYILAICLSQCLQRTQDLTTPLLELFTLGTIADLAPLTGVNRRWVKRGLRLLPKSRLPGVQALIQVAGLSNEKALKPEAIGFRLGPRINAIGRLADPQIVIELLTTEDDGQALELAMKCEQVNQLRQRLCELIEQEAIAWCEQTRFQPQQERVLVIVQPSWHHGVIGIVASRLVERYGVPVFIGTYEHEDQQQVRGSARSIPEFNVFEALQFCGDILEKFGGHRAAGGFSLQSANLEEMRSRLRLFAHNQLQPEHLKPLVTIDVQADFRDITHELFNELDALHPCGIENPDPVFWTPNVRIIEQQTIGRDRTHLKLTLAQANDPTVGIRALAWRWGEYYPLPERVDVAYRLRLNEWNGVRSVELELAGVRLIQSSPAAFRPIVAEVSSSPAFPDSNDLEPDLPKLNFAKEFAEEIDLENELDEERTEEEISKIAEPESPAKIPVATVQPETPIEFYYNSRKYYCGLISNTTDRVLKIRNCEGQMLTIQPEQRRGWMSDRIGIGETIDLSQSFYFNLVRAASNALEIAEKDQQIASLHQTIDLLAQEVETWKTRFHQAEAQLAQKSQVLQSSLPPEPPNPSNSSLNQMALLQIQTPSVQVQDRAAKQDIKQQVIDRVGTVAWGSIRPQSQKELVSVAKQTAALLEPIADYSQFGLLLCGVIDREIVQLFFQQLQQYLSTQIGVDSIADIPLRSRKKYTLNQLIPLLGNEWSAFREEVLQCTHCPDEYLYDDVTCDGVSRDDRQTVFTFLNQWQHPLAKWLLQPDSISQLSQIDQLKTIAANPDSVLPLWQFELLQGLILGSEERSGILLSLVGNN